A DNA window from Brassica napus cultivar Da-Ae chromosome C1, Da-Ae, whole genome shotgun sequence contains the following coding sequences:
- the LOC125579915 gene encoding uncharacterized protein LOC125579915 has translation MGPFLPLCKNEYILVVVDYVTKWVEGIASPTNHARVVTKMFKTIIFPRFGVPRVVISDGGTHFINKVFQGLLKKNGVKHKVATAYHPQTSGQVEVSNREIKSILQKTVGATRKGWSLKLDDALWAYRTAYKTPLGTTPYHLVYGKACHLPVEIEYKAAWAVKLLNFDIKSARERRSIQIHELEEIRHLAYESTKIYKEKTKAYHDKRTICRNFEPNDRVLLFNSRLKLFPGKLKSRWSGPFTVKEVRPYGAVVLLDPNGGEFVVNGQHLKPYMADTTIAAGEEIPLGDPSPAQ, from the coding sequence atgggaccattcctaCCATTGTGCAAGAACGAGTACATTCTAGTGGTAGTGGATTACGTTACCAAGTGGGTAGAGGGAATTGCCAGTCCTACTAATCACGCGCGGGTTGTAACCAAAATGTTTAAAACCatcatttttcctcggtttgGAGTACCTCGAGTGGTCATAAGCGACGGAGGcacacacttcatcaacaaggttTTCCAAGGGCTCTTGAAGAAAAACGGTGTCAAGCACAAAGTTGCTACAGCATATCACCCCCAAACAAGTGGCCAAGTGGAAGTGTCTAATAGGGAGATCAAGAGCATCCTGCAGAAAACGGTCGGAGCTACACGCAAGGGCTGGTCTTTAAAGTTGGATGATGCGCTATGGGCCTACAGAACAGCCTACAAAACGCCATTAGGGACCACTCCATATCATCTGGTCTATGGGAAGGCATGTCACCTCCCTGTGGAAATCGAGTACAAGGCGGCATGGGCTGTCAAACTACTCAACTTTGATATCAAATCAGCCAGGGAAAGGCGTTCCATACAGATTCACGAACTTGAAGAGATCAGGCACCTGGCTTATGAAAGCACAAAGATCTACAAGGAAAAGACCAAAGCCTATCATGATAAGCGGACCATCTGCAGAAACTTCGAACCTAATGATCGAGTTTTGCTTTTCAACTCCAGGCTGAAGCTCTTCCCTGGAAAGTTGAAATCTAGGTGGTCCGGACCTTTCACTGTCAAGGAGGTCAGACCGTATGGAGCCGTGGTGCTACTGGATCCGAATGGAGgggaattcgtcgtaaatggtcAGCATCTTAAGCCATACATGGCTGATACGACAATCGCAGCAGGGGAAGAAATCCCCTTAGGCGATCCATCCCCAGCTCAATAG
- the LOC125579916 gene encoding uncharacterized protein LOC125579916 produces the protein MKQQLLQGHQIQGKALNQVTTDINSRMNHMFNELSTKYDNVTSHMRQMDVQIAQIAESVKRQQGTLPGKTDKNPKECNAVALRSGRNLPDAIPKKLAAAEKGKQKEGEQPRSETPPLSDEEPEQSAEIDLTPVAPLVEPVPPREYTPKVPYPVPEKTSRKDREETKCKKMLEDLTIKLPLVDAIQTIPSMRSLMKGLISGKVTGDSELLMVSKECTTVLQNKPIKKMDDPGKFVLSIQIGRTVFACSLCNLGSSVNLMPYSVKKRLGFTNFKPTRISLVFADRSVKSPVGILEDLPVRVGNTFVPTDFVVLEVEEEPRDPLILGRPFLCTAGAIIDVRQGRIDLHQGDIAMKFEINKLLKKPMLDAQTYIVEDNNLALLSQEGMIEEILTDDPFELALIRSATEHNVMSVDADGYDKMLDSAKSMERLVTYLSLGEKDESNQSDTSGAVASKGATKVSTPRDDP, from the coding sequence ATGAAGCAGCAGCTGCTCCAAGGTCATCAGATTCAAGGGAAAGCGTTGAATCAAGTCACCACGGACATCAACTCTAGGATGAACCACATGTTCAATGAACTGAGTACCAAATATGATAACGTAACCAGCCATATGCGCCAGATGGATGTTCAGATCGCACAGATAGCTGAGAGCGTCAAAAGGCAGCAAGGTACTCTACCTGGAAAGACCGATAAAAATCCTAAGGAATGTAATGCTGTAGCACTAAGGAGTGGAAGAAACCTACCTGATGCAATTCCCAAGAAGTTGGCGGCAGCAGAAAAGGGTAAGCAGAAAGAGGGTGAGCAACCACGATCTGAAACACCTCCTTTATCTGACGAGGAACCGGAACAGTCTGCTGAGATCGATCTGACACCTGTCGCTCCACTAGTTGAGCCTGTTCCTCCACGCGAATACACCCCCAAGGTTCCATATCCTGTTCCGGAAAAGACGTCTCGCAAGGATCGGGAGGAGACCAAGTGTAAAAAGATGCTGGAAGATCTGACTATCAAATTACCTCTTGTAGATGCGATACAGACGATACCTTCTATGCGCAGCTTGATGAAGGGGTTGATCTCTGGTAAAGTGACTGGAGATAGTGAGCTACTGATGGTTTCAAAAGAGTGCACTACGGTACTTCAGAACAAGCCGATAAAAAAAATGGATGATCCAGGCAAGTTTGTTCTCTCCATACAAATCGGGAGAACTGTATTCGCTTGTTCTCTATGCAATCTGGGTTCCAGCGTCAATCTCATGCCTTACTCCGTGAAAAAACGACTAGGCTTCACAAACTTCAAACCGACGAGAATTTCTCTGGTGTTCGCCGACAGATCAGTCAAGTCACCAGTGGGTATTCTGGAAGACCTTCCTGTCCGAGTGGGTAACACGTTTGTTCCGACAGATTTTGTGGTTCTGGAAGTTGAAGAAGAACCGAGAGATCCACTCATCCTGGGACGTCCCTTCTTGTGCACAGCTGGGGCGATCATTGATGTTCGGCAAGGGAGGATTGATCTTCACCAAGGAGACATTGCGATGAAGTTCGAAATAAACAAATTGCTGAAGAAACCGATGCTAGATGCGCAGACATACATCGTTGAGGATAACAACCTGGCGCTACTCTCTCAAGAAGGGATGATCGAGGAGATCTTGACCGACGATCCGTTCGAGCTAGCTCTGATCCGCTCTGCGACGGAGCACAATGTCATGAGCGTGGACGCGGACGGCTACGACAAGATGCTTGACTCAGCAAAAAGCATGGAGAGACTTGTAACCTATCTAAGTCTAGGGGAGAAAGACGAGAGCAATCAGAGCGATACCTCTGGAGCAGTCGCTTCTAAGGGCGCTACTAAGGTGAGCACGCCACGCGACGATCCATGA